Proteins from one Flavobacterium branchiarum genomic window:
- a CDS encoding carboxypeptidase-like regulatory domain-containing protein, translating to MELDNFKNSLKRLKKCDMYWNEMEPNEIGRLCQKCDKSIVDFSKMSFSEIALKMSETNLSTCGYYLPEQLLEIKRSKKNIPLTIGLTTLIATTTVANSENKTTEKHLSNEVYNDNGNSTQIMQQFEITNDSISINGKVEYYDSISKTNLTDAYVYVIIKGTKIGTTTNENGDFKIKYLPSVENEKITLLFGGIEFKKKEIEISTNNKVIDLGVLILEKEQMILTSFYVTKKRSFVGKIIRKITRQFK from the coding sequence ATGGAACTAGACAATTTTAAAAATAGTCTCAAAAGATTAAAAAAATGTGATATGTACTGGAACGAAATGGAACCGAATGAAATCGGTCGTTTGTGTCAGAAATGTGATAAATCAATAGTAGATTTTTCTAAAATGTCGTTTAGCGAAATAGCTTTAAAAATGTCCGAAACTAATCTTTCTACTTGTGGGTACTATTTACCTGAACAATTGTTAGAAATTAAACGTTCAAAGAAGAATATCCCATTAACTATAGGATTGACAACTTTAATCGCTACAACTACAGTTGCTAATTCTGAGAATAAAACGACTGAAAAACATCTATCAAATGAAGTTTATAACGACAACGGAAATAGTACACAAATAATGCAACAATTTGAAATAACTAATGATTCTATTTCAATAAATGGTAAAGTTGAATATTATGATTCAATTTCTAAAACGAACTTAACAGATGCTTACGTTTATGTAATCATCAAAGGAACTAAAATCGGAACAACAACAAACGAAAATGGAGATTTTAAAATCAAATACTTACCAAGTGTAGAAAACGAAAAAATTACATTATTATTTGGAGGAATTGAATTTAAGAAGAAAGAAATTGAAATAAGTACGAATAATAAAGTAATAGACTTAGGTGTACTAATTTTAGAAAAAGAACAAATGATTTTAACCTCATTTTATGTCACGAAAAAAAGAAGTTTTGTTGGAAAAATCATTAGAAAAATAACTAGGCAATTCAAATAA
- a CDS encoding outer membrane beta-barrel protein codes for MKLNIKNTIGIAAFLISQTMAAQFYVGVQSGIGNIKSNVKGTYASYELGGAIKAGYIYSLNNHIGIGTGIEFSQYKQDVFLSNSSATLSNFEVDPATSAFSYNVAASNYKERQTLHAIQIPLFVQYKMNINKGIDFNFRAGAKYFLPVNYKIKATASSVNGIAYYPDINLTIDNLPEYGFGSQSNYSASGEYQTKGIVMSMFELGFTFDMGARNALYVAMFLENGYGSILDQDKDESYIGYNPTSASDRKANGLYSTDKNAKIRPVAFGLTLGWNFK; via the coding sequence ATGAAATTGAATATAAAAAATACAATTGGGATAGCTGCATTTTTAATTTCGCAAACAATGGCTGCACAGTTTTATGTAGGTGTGCAATCAGGAATTGGAAATATTAAAAGTAATGTTAAAGGAACTTACGCTAGTTATGAACTTGGAGGAGCAATAAAGGCAGGTTACATTTATTCTTTAAACAATCATATCGGAATTGGTACTGGAATAGAATTTTCTCAGTACAAACAAGATGTTTTTTTAAGTAATTCATCAGCAACGCTCAGTAATTTTGAAGTTGATCCTGCTACCTCTGCTTTTAGTTATAATGTTGCAGCAAGTAATTATAAAGAAAGACAAACCTTGCATGCTATTCAAATTCCACTTTTCGTACAGTATAAAATGAATATTAATAAAGGAATTGATTTTAATTTTAGAGCAGGTGCGAAGTACTTTTTACCTGTAAATTATAAAATAAAAGCAACAGCAAGCAGCGTAAATGGTATTGCTTACTATCCAGATATTAATTTAACTATTGATAATTTACCAGAGTATGGTTTTGGTAGTCAGAGTAATTATTCGGCATCTGGTGAATACCAAACCAAAGGTATTGTAATGAGTATGTTTGAGTTGGGTTTTACATTTGATATGGGTGCAAGAAATGCATTGTATGTAGCGATGTTCCTTGAAAATGGTTATGGTTCTATTCTTGACCAAGACAAAGATGAATCTTACATAGGATATAACCCAACATCTGCTTCAGATAGAAAAGCTAACGGATTGTACAGCACTGATAAAAATGCAAAAATCCGACCTGTTGCATTTGGACTGACATTAGGATGGAATTTTAAATAA
- a CDS encoding MBG domain-containing protein has translation MKKNLLLPLLFCLFYFTNFSAFAQLTPGDFAIVGFNGNAQTVNLAIVALKVIPSGTELKITDRGWDENTTLLVANGSDGLITWTTTTPIPAGTLFNIGITGGASVSVTGLDTYGTTTATGWTTGTVVAGVGDNWFLYSGNDASPNFIYGFANWSTPLPGAYPSDPITGWQSAGIVGAAVSYLPATLAAGDFYATLTIAGTPPAGYHGDYNNYNGTFLGTKESILATIKTKSNWTTTEILASKKSLDPGGVAFPGLNPIFQLGAKVNNVTSSTPNGTYKVGDIIAINVIFSSAVTVTGTPTLTLNTGAVVNYSSGSTTNTLTFNYTVGSGQSTVDLDYSTTTALSLNGGTIKDAGNSDATLTLVAPGSTNSLGNNKNIVIDGIVPTVTSVSSSNANGAYNAGAPININVNFSEAITVTGTPRLELNSGTTINYTSGSGTSTLTFNYIVQAGDASAVLDYTGTTALSLNGGTLKDGAGNNATLTLAVPGTAGSLGANKNIVIDSTSPVVSSVNSSLANGTYKIGNNIPVTVNFSEAVTVTGTPTLSLNSGGTASYSSGSGSTALVFNYTVALNQSIADLDQASTTSLSLAGGTIKDVAGNNANLTLTAPGTAGSLGANKNIVINTTVPAILSITRTGSATTNSTLVEFLLTFSENVTGVNTTDFSITTTGINGPFVTSVIGNNNTSTVTVNTGTGSGTLRLNLNSSGTGIINSIGNEIQVGYSGEVYTIDKTIPTLTTVSITSNNANTEKAKAGDVITFSFTASETISTPVVSIFGNAATVTNTAANNWTATYTTLATDANGVIPFNIAFTDVIGNVGTAVTATTNASSVTYNKTIPTLTTVAIVSNNTSNQTAKTGNTIFLTFTASEVVALPVVTIAGNPAVATSTGENSFVASYTLAGTETEGTINFNIDFTGSTGNAGTTVTTTTNSSSVTYDKTIPTLSTVAIASNNLTTTLAKIGDIITLNFTVSKAINTPTVTIGGIAVTSINSGANNWVATHTVSPMTSEGVLAFNITFSDLPGNAGIPVTATTNSSTVTVDRTAPAAPTGLTGTAGNNQNTITWNASTAPDLGKYMLYGGTTINPTTVIQSIPAGTLTYNHTSLTNGVGYFYRIAAVDLTGNEGAKSGNIVSAPKGSQTITFNPLAASVYGASPITLTATSSSTLGITYTSSNTAVATILGNSITILSSGTTTITAYQSGNSSFLAATPVAHDLVVNKKDIAVAAVPKAKVYGVADPAFTYTFSPALVGIDTFTGILDRAAGENIGNYAIGQGTLALNNNYTLAFTSAELSITAKPIVVTAVAKTKTFTAADPTFTYTFSPALNGTDTFTGNLDRAPGENVGTYAIGQGNLSLASNYQIIYNPANLTVTSKVITVTATANTKTYGDADSLTYTFSPVLNGTDTFTGSLDRAPGENIGNYAITEGTLALSNNYTLAFTSAYLNIIKKTVSVNATAGNKEYGTIDPVFAYTFSPALIGTDTFTGNLDRATGESIGNYAIGQGSLALNNNYTLSFISADLNITKKTVNVNATAGNKEYGTNDPVFAYTFSPALIGTDTFTGNLDRAPGENIGNYAIGQGTLALNNNYILAFTSADLSITVKPIVVTAVAKTKTFTAADPTLTYTFSPALNGTDTFTGNLDRAPGENVGTYAIGQGNLSLASNYQIIYNPANLTVTSQVITVTATAKTKTYGDADSLTYTFSPVLNGTDTFTGNLDRAPGENIGNYAITQGTLALSNNYALAFTSADLNIAKKTVNVNGTTGNKEYGTIDPVFAYTFSPALIGTDTFTGNLDRATGENIGTYSINQGTLALNGNYILNYASANLTIGKKTVTVTADAKTKIFTAADSALTYMFNPALIGTDVFTGNLDRAVGEAVGTYAIGQGNLSLGTNYQITYVPANLTITSQTITVTATAITKVYGDTDPAFTYTFNPPLNGTDTFTGSLDRAVSENVGTYAINQGTLALSGNYTLNYISADLTIGSKTVTVTSASQTKVYGTTDPKLTYTFTPTLVTGDAFTGVLTRAAGKDVGTYEIGQGSLSAGANYGITYVGNDFTITKADQTITWNQTLVSGCDGETTTVLTATSSSGLLVNYTSSNTDVATVTNSLLTFTGYGSATVNALQAGNNNYNTASVVVLPITNSHPNLIRKQFENVIFFDNSSKSFKSYTWYKNGILVPSQTHQFYKENGDLNGTYYAIAEKLDGTLITTCPLTLSPTVEEEYIKIVPNPVKPNANYELLTIISSSRLENTRVEVYSIGGVLMINKTTNQSRVTLEAPSVEGIYIVKMTLANGKYFTKNLLVKN, from the coding sequence ATGAAAAAAAATCTACTATTACCACTTTTATTTTGTTTATTTTATTTTACTAATTTTAGTGCTTTCGCACAATTAACTCCAGGTGATTTTGCGATTGTTGGCTTTAACGGTAATGCACAAACAGTCAATTTAGCTATTGTAGCCTTAAAAGTTATCCCTTCAGGTACCGAGCTTAAAATTACCGATAGAGGCTGGGATGAAAATACAACCTTATTGGTCGCGAATGGTTCTGATGGATTAATTACCTGGACAACCACGACTCCTATCCCGGCAGGAACGCTATTTAACATTGGAATAACCGGTGGGGCTTCTGTATCCGTGACTGGACTCGATACCTATGGGACTACTACTGCTACTGGTTGGACTACAGGAACCGTTGTAGCAGGTGTTGGAGACAACTGGTTTCTCTATAGCGGCAACGATGCAAGTCCTAATTTTATCTACGGATTTGCTAACTGGTCTACTCCACTTCCTGGTGCGTATCCTTCAGATCCAATTACCGGATGGCAATCAGCAGGAATTGTTGGTGCCGCCGTTTCTTACCTGCCAGCAACACTTGCGGCAGGAGATTTTTATGCAACATTAACCATTGCAGGAACTCCACCCGCAGGTTATCACGGAGATTATAACAACTATAATGGAACTTTTTTAGGAACAAAAGAATCCATCCTGGCCACAATCAAGACAAAGTCGAACTGGACAACGACAGAAATACTCGCATCAAAGAAATCCCTTGATCCTGGCGGAGTAGCCTTCCCTGGATTGAATCCTATTTTTCAACTTGGAGCAAAAGTCAACAATGTAACATCTTCTACTCCAAACGGAACCTATAAAGTTGGTGATATTATTGCGATTAATGTCATCTTTTCATCTGCTGTAACCGTAACTGGAACGCCAACATTGACCCTAAATACAGGAGCCGTTGTTAATTACAGCAGCGGAAGCACTACAAATACACTTACTTTCAATTATACTGTGGGCAGCGGACAAAGTACTGTTGACCTCGACTATTCTACTACTACAGCATTAAGTCTTAATGGAGGAACTATTAAAGATGCAGGAAATAGTGATGCCACATTAACTCTCGTAGCACCTGGATCAACGAATTCCCTTGGCAACAACAAAAATATTGTTATAGATGGAATTGTACCAACGGTGACTTCAGTAAGCTCAAGTAATGCCAACGGTGCTTATAATGCTGGTGCTCCCATCAACATTAACGTAAATTTTTCTGAGGCTATCACCGTAACTGGAACGCCTCGACTCGAATTGAATTCTGGTACAACTATAAATTATACTAGTGGTTCAGGAACATCAACTCTAACGTTTAACTATATTGTACAGGCAGGAGATGCCAGTGCCGTCCTCGACTATACAGGTACAACTGCACTCAGCTTAAACGGAGGAACACTTAAAGATGGAGCAGGAAACAATGCCACATTAACATTGGCAGTTCCCGGAACTGCAGGATCTTTAGGCGCCAACAAAAATATTGTCATAGACAGCACTTCACCAGTCGTAAGTTCAGTTAACTCCAGCCTAGCAAACGGAACATACAAAATTGGTAACAATATACCCGTAACAGTTAACTTCTCAGAAGCAGTAACCGTAACAGGAACACCAACACTCAGTCTTAATTCTGGTGGAACAGCCAGTTACTCGAGTGGCTCAGGAAGCACAGCTTTGGTATTTAACTATACAGTAGCGCTAAACCAAAGTATTGCAGATCTGGATCAAGCCAGTACTACCTCGCTTTCTCTAGCAGGTGGAACGATTAAAGATGTTGCAGGAAATAATGCCAACTTAACATTGACAGCTCCAGGAACTGCAGGATCTTTAGGCGCCAACAAAAATATTGTTATCAATACTACTGTACCAGCCATACTGAGCATTACAAGAACAGGAAGCGCCACAACTAACAGTACTTTAGTAGAATTTTTATTGACTTTCTCTGAAAATGTGACGGGTGTTAATACTACAGATTTTAGTATTACCACTACCGGAATTAACGGTCCTTTTGTTACTTCTGTAATAGGAAATAATAATACCAGTACGGTTACGGTAAACACCGGAACAGGATCAGGAACCTTAAGACTGAATCTTAATAGTTCAGGTACAGGAATCATCAACTCGATTGGAAATGAAATTCAGGTAGGATATTCCGGTGAAGTTTATACCATCGATAAAACAATTCCGACTTTAACTACCGTAAGCATTACATCCAATAATGCCAATACTGAAAAAGCAAAGGCAGGAGATGTGATTACCTTTAGCTTTACAGCCTCAGAAACAATTAGTACACCAGTAGTTAGCATTTTTGGAAATGCTGCTACTGTTACCAATACAGCTGCAAACAACTGGACAGCTACTTACACTACATTAGCTACAGATGCAAATGGTGTCATCCCCTTTAACATTGCTTTTACTGATGTTATCGGAAACGTTGGGACTGCGGTTACTGCAACAACAAATGCCAGTAGCGTAACCTACAACAAAACTATACCAACATTAACTACAGTAGCCATTGTCTCGAATAATACTTCAAATCAAACAGCTAAAACAGGAAACACCATCTTCTTAACGTTTACCGCTTCAGAAGTTGTTGCACTTCCCGTTGTAACTATTGCAGGTAATCCTGCAGTAGCAACTTCAACAGGTGAAAACAGCTTTGTTGCAAGCTACACCCTCGCAGGTACAGAAACAGAAGGAACCATTAATTTCAATATTGATTTTACAGGCTCGACTGGTAATGCAGGAACAACCGTAACTACAACTACCAATAGCAGCAGTGTTACTTATGACAAAACGATCCCTACCCTAAGTACTGTAGCTATTGCTTCAAACAACCTTACCACAACTTTAGCAAAGATAGGTGATATTATCACCCTGAATTTTACTGTCTCAAAAGCTATTAACACGCCTACTGTGACCATAGGCGGAATTGCGGTAACTTCTATTAATAGCGGGGCGAATAATTGGGTAGCAACCCATACGGTATCACCAATGACTTCTGAAGGAGTTCTTGCCTTTAATATTACTTTCTCAGATCTGCCAGGAAATGCAGGAATCCCAGTAACCGCGACCACTAACAGTAGCACAGTGACTGTTGACAGAACTGCTCCTGCTGCACCTACAGGCCTGACGGGTACTGCAGGAAATAATCAAAACACCATTACTTGGAATGCCAGTACGGCTCCCGATCTTGGCAAATACATGCTTTATGGAGGAACAACTATTAACCCAACCACAGTTATTCAATCCATACCGGCAGGAACTTTAACATATAACCATACCAGCTTGACCAATGGTGTTGGTTATTTTTACCGTATCGCCGCAGTAGATTTAACTGGCAACGAAGGGGCTAAATCTGGAAATATTGTTTCCGCTCCTAAAGGATCTCAAACCATCACCTTTAATCCGCTTGCCGCTTCAGTTTATGGCGCAAGCCCAATTACACTAACGGCAACCAGCAGTTCTACATTAGGTATTACTTACACTTCTAGTAATACCGCTGTAGCTACTATATTAGGAAACTCAATAACAATACTGTCATCAGGAACAACCACAATCACTGCTTATCAGTCTGGAAACTCTAGCTTTCTTGCTGCTACTCCTGTAGCTCATGATCTAGTCGTGAATAAAAAGGATATTGCAGTTGCGGCGGTTCCTAAAGCCAAAGTGTACGGCGTAGCTGATCCTGCATTCACTTATACTTTCAGTCCGGCACTTGTCGGAATAGATACTTTTACAGGGATTCTGGACCGTGCAGCGGGTGAGAACATTGGTAATTACGCCATTGGACAAGGAACATTAGCTTTAAATAACAATTATACTCTTGCCTTTACTTCAGCAGAGCTAAGCATTACTGCCAAACCTATAGTGGTAACTGCTGTCGCAAAAACTAAAACATTTACTGCTGCTGATCCTACATTCACCTATACTTTCAGCCCGGCACTTAACGGAACTGATACCTTTACAGGGAACCTAGACCGTGCTCCTGGCGAAAATGTTGGTACTTATGCTATCGGACAGGGTAACCTGAGCTTAGCTTCAAACTACCAAATTATTTACAACCCAGCTAACCTGACCGTTACTTCTAAAGTCATTACTGTAACTGCAACCGCTAATACTAAAACTTATGGCGATGCTGATTCTCTGACTTACACTTTTAGCCCGGTACTAAACGGTACAGATACCTTTACAGGAAGTCTTGACAGAGCTCCTGGTGAAAACATTGGAAATTATGCCATCACAGAGGGAACATTGGCTTTAAGTAACAATTATACTCTTGCCTTTACATCTGCTTATTTAAACATTATTAAGAAAACAGTAAGCGTAAACGCAACAGCTGGTAATAAGGAATACGGAACAATTGATCCTGTATTTGCTTATACTTTTAGCCCAGCGTTAATAGGTACTGATACCTTTACAGGAAATCTTGACAGAGCTACTGGTGAAAGCATAGGAAATTACGCCATCGGACAAGGATCCTTGGCTTTAAATAACAATTATACCCTTTCCTTTATATCTGCTGATTTAAACATTACTAAGAAAACAGTAAACGTAAACGCAACAGCTGGTAATAAGGAATATGGGACAAATGATCCTGTATTTGCTTATACTTTTAGCCCAGCGTTAATAGGTACTGATACCTTTACAGGAAATCTTGACAGAGCGCCTGGTGAAAACATTGGGAATTACGCCATTGGACAAGGAACATTAGCTTTAAATAACAATTACATTCTTGCCTTTACTTCAGCAGACCTAAGCATTACTGTCAAACCTATAGTGGTAACTGCTGTCGCAAAAACTAAAACATTTACTGCTGCTGATCCTACATTAACTTATACTTTCAGCCCGGCACTTAACGGAACTGATACCTTTACTGGGAACCTAGACCGTGCTCCTGGCGAAAATGTTGGTACTTATGCCATCGGACAGGGTAACCTGAGCTTAGCTTCAAACTACCAAATTATTTACAACCCGGCTAACCTGACCGTTACTTCCCAAGTTATTACTGTAACAGCAACAGCTAAAACCAAAACTTATGGCGATGCTGATTCTCTGACTTACACTTTTAGCCCGGTACTAAACGGTACAGATACCTTTACAGGAAATCTTGACAGAGCTCCTGGTGAAAACATTGGAAATTATGCTATCACACAGGGAACATTGGCTTTAAGTAACAATTATGCTCTAGCATTTACATCTGCTGATTTAAACATTGCTAAGAAAACAGTAAACGTAAACGGAACAACTGGTAATAAGGAATACGGAACAATTGATCCTGTATTTGCTTATACTTTTAGCCCAGCGTTAATAGGCACTGATACCTTTACAGGAAATCTTGATAGAGCTACTGGTGAAAACATTGGGACTTATTCAATCAATCAAGGTACACTTGCTTTAAACGGAAATTATATATTGAATTATGCAAGTGCCAATTTAACCATTGGTAAGAAAACGGTAACTGTAACTGCTGATGCTAAAACTAAAATATTTACAGCCGCTGATTCCGCTTTAACTTACATGTTTAACCCAGCATTGATAGGAACAGATGTGTTTACTGGAAATCTGGATCGTGCAGTTGGCGAAGCCGTTGGTACGTATGCCATCGGACAGGGTAACCTTAGCTTAGGTACAAACTACCAGATTACTTATGTACCAGCTAACCTTACTATTACTTCGCAAACAATTACTGTAACAGCAACTGCTATAACAAAAGTGTATGGCGATACTGATCCAGCATTCACTTATACTTTCAACCCGCCACTTAATGGAACAGATACCTTTACCGGAAGTCTTGATAGAGCTGTTAGTGAAAACGTGGGAACTTATGCAATTAATCAAGGTACACTTGCTTTAAGCGGAAATTATACTTTGAATTATATAAGTGCCGATTTAACCATTGGTAGTAAAACAGTAACTGTAACTTCGGCATCACAAACAAAAGTGTATGGTACTACCGATCCGAAATTAACATATACTTTTACTCCAACCTTAGTCACTGGAGATGCGTTTACCGGAGTATTGACAAGAGCTGCAGGAAAAGATGTAGGTACTTATGAAATTGGTCAGGGAAGTTTGAGTGCAGGTGCTAACTACGGTATTACTTATGTTGGTAATGATTTTACCATAACTAAAGCTGATCAAACAATTACCTGGAATCAAACTTTAGTATCTGGTTGCGATGGAGAGACTACAACAGTATTAACAGCTACCTCTAGTAGTGGTTTGCTTGTAAATTATACTTCTTCAAATACTGATGTTGCAACTGTAACAAATAGTCTATTAACTTTTACAGGTTATGGTTCAGCAACTGTTAATGCTTTACAAGCTGGAAATAACAATTATAATACCGCTTCAGTAGTAGTATTACCTATAACAAATAGTCATCCTAATTTAATTAGAAAACAGTTTGAAAATGTTATTTTCTTTGATAATAGTTCTAAAAGTTTTAAATCGTATACTTGGTACAAAAACGGAATTTTGGTTCCAAGTCAAACGCATCAGTTTTATAAAGAAAATGGAGATTTAAATGGAACTTATTATGCAATAGCTGAAAAACTTGATGGTACATTGATTACTACTTGTCCGTTAACTTTATCACCAACAGTAGAAGAGGAATATATCAAAATTGTTCCAAATCCAGTTAAACCAAATGCAAATTATGAACTCCTTACGATTATATCTTCTTCAAGATTAGAAAATACTCGTGTTGAAGTGTATAGCATAGGTGGCGTGCTAATGATCAATAAAACAACCAATCAAAGTAGAGTGACTTTAGAAGCGCCAAGTGTTGAGGGAATTTATATTGTAAAGATGACTTTAGCAAATGGAAAGTATTTTACTAAAAACCTTCTAGTTAAAAATTAA